The genomic DNA GGTACCGCGTGGCGTACCGGGACGCCTCCATCCGCGCCTTCGCTCCGGACGTCATCAAGCACCTGCTGGTCGTGGCCGACGGCAAGGGCGCGCTGGTCGACGTCCGCAGCGAGGCCGAGTATACGGGCGAGAAGCTGCACATGCCCGACTACCCGCAGGAAGGTGCACTGCGCGGCGGGCATATCCCTGGGGCCGTCAACGTCCCGTGGGCGCGAGCCGCCAACCAGGACGGCACGTTCAAGAGCCCGTCCGAGCTGCGCTCCGTGTACGACGGTGCCGGCGTGGCAGCGGGGGAGCCCATCGTCGCGTACTGCCGCATAGCGGAGCGCTCGAGCCACACCTGGTTCGTCCTCAAGTACCTGCTCGGCTACCCCGACGTGCGCAACTACGACGGCTCCTGGACCGAGTGGGGGAACATGGTCGGGGTACCGATCAACCGCGGGCGCGAGCCTTAGGGGCCGCCCCGGCCGGGGGCCGGTGACCCGCGATCAGGCGGGCACCGGCTCGCCGACTACCTTCGCCACTG from Trueperaceae bacterium includes the following:
- a CDS encoding sulfurtransferase, coding for MSNDPQGYAHPEVLVDTAWLDAHKSDAGLRVFEVDEDVLLYEEGHVPGALKLDWLTELQRPDVRDFIGPEGFATLMEAKGVSNDTTVVLYGDKSNWWAAYAFWFFKYNGHQDVRLMNGGRQKWVEEGRTLTSEVPAVPAGRYRVAYRDASIRAFAPDVIKHLLVVADGKGALVDVRSEAEYTGEKLHMPDYPQEGALRGGHIPGAVNVPWARAANQDGTFKSPSELRSVYDGAGVAAGEPIVAYCRIAERSSHTWFVLKYLLGYPDVRNYDGSWTEWGNMVGVPINRGREP